Proteins encoded in a region of the Raphanus sativus cultivar WK10039 chromosome 8, ASM80110v3, whole genome shotgun sequence genome:
- the LOC108822997 gene encoding ubiquitin carboxyl-terminal hydrolase 2 → MGKKAKKKASRSPTKENHSKKVSEQPSETGEIAEGDAVQAVKEKQACVHFGKGVNLDKMLERIKSSPQIKCQECKEGVRGAKAKGNKGKHAFSSSAAAEPKADKKAIWVCLECGAFVCGGVGLPTGAQSHVVRHIRLTRHRLMIQWENPQLRWCFPCQSLLPVEKEENGEKKDVLVEVVKLMKERSLNSLAPSDAEEQSSGSGSITSDIKLQGAAVTSSGIEARDGYVVRGLVNLGNTCFFNSIMQNLLSLDQLRDHFLKEDASGIVGSLASSLRKLFTETKPEAGLKSVINPRVFFGSFCVKAPQFRGYDQHDSHELLRCLLDSLSTEESALRKKRGVSDNDEKSTTLIESVFGGETSSIVSCIECGHSSKVYEPFLDLSLPVPFKKTPPKKLQTVSLAKKAKLPPKRVTKHASKVSEVSKVLPAKALSDLKSPGKAAVVTGDSDASSSSVAPIDNGTVSETHSVDKQASESVTQCDTVFDSFWLDIIGPEPLGDETNVDTEDNVSDKITTTEANQILPGPNIPSNASISLADQTLEGNAERLMQDNDESAKAETILDEKDVQATQPDECTATSGVSTEINQASCTGGDPGLGESSSSVNPWDEEELPLMVADSQVLYMPYKENISYDDKPGEGEASSSSFVAGDHEPQDNDFVGLGGLFDEPEVTEGPVVFGPPCKAEASSGGVGFMAFSSESDPEEIDDSDSPVSVERCLAHFTKPEVLSDDNAWNCENCSKNLKLQRLREKRNSKKEDSRSSNNTSNGWVSEIEDGEADGSAVKQDPSDGSSNVNDNGREAMSSNSANDSESDGSQDEGGEDSEKVITVKRDATKRVLINKLPPVLTIHLKRFSQDLRGRLSKLNGHVAFKEVIDLRQYMDSRCSGEAPPVYRLAGLVEHSGTMRGGHYVAYVRGGGQKGKESVWYNVSDAHVRQVSLDKVMHSEAYILFYERFFTQD, encoded by the exons ATGGGGAAGAAAGCGAAGAAGAAGGCCTCCCgatccccaacgaaggagaatcACTCCAAGAAGGTCTCTGAACAGCCTAGTGAGACCGGGGAAATAGCTGAGGGAGATGCAGTTCAAGCAGTCAAGGAGAAACAAGCTTGTGTTCATTTCGGTAAGGGTGTTAATTTGGATAAAATGTTGGAGAGGATCAAGTCTTCCCCGCAGATTAAGTGTCAAGAATGCAAGGAAGGGGTGAGAGGAGCTAAAGCAAAGGGTAATAAGGGGAAACatgctttttcttcttctgctgctGCTGAGCCAAAAGCTGACAAAAAGGCTATTTGGGTTTGTTTGGAATGTGGGGCTTTTGTCTGTGGAGGTGTTGGTCTGCCAACCGGAGCGCAGAGTCATGTTGTCAGGCACATTAGATTGACTCGCCACCGGTTGATGATTCAATGGGAAAACCCTCAGTTAAGATGGTGCTTTCCGTGCCAGTCGTTGCTCCCTGTTGAAAAAGAAGAGAACGGTGAGAAGAAAGATGTGTTGGTGGAGGTTGTAAAACTGATGAAAGAGCGGTCTTTGAACAGTTTAGCTCCATCTGATGCCGAAGAGCAGAGCTCAGGAAGTGGCAGTATCACTAGTGACATCAAATTACAAGGTGCTGCTGTGACCAGTAGTGGTATAGAAGCAAGAGATGGTTACGTTGTGCGAGGGTTAGTTAACCTTGGGAACACATGTTTCTTTAACTCGATAATGCAGAATCTTCTTTCCTTGGATCAGTTACGTGATCACTTTTTAAAGGAGGATGCGTCTGGTATCGTTGGGTCACTTGCTTCTTCCCTCAGAAAATTATTTACCGAAACGAAACCAGAAGCAGGGTTAAAGAGTGTGATAAACCCTAGAGTCTTTTTTGGGTCTTTCTGTGTTAAGGCACCACAGTTTAGAGGATACGACCAGCATGACAGTCACGAGCTGCTACGCTGTTTGCTAGATTCCTTGAGCACCGAAGAATCAGCATTGAGAAAGAAGCGTGGTGTTTCTGATAACGATGAGAAATCTACTACTCTCATAGAATCTGTATTCGGAGGCGAAACGTCTAGCATCGTTTCTTGCATTGAGTGTGGGCATTCATCAAAAGTCTATGAGCCGTTCTTGGATCTCTCTTTACCCGTACCGTTCAAGAAAACCCCTCCTAAAAAGCTGCAAACCGTTTCTCTAGCAAAGAAAGCTAAGCTTCCACCAAAAAGAGTCACTAAGCATGCGTCAAAGGTGAGTGAAGTTTCAAAAGTCCTCCCAGCTAAGGCTCTGTCGGATCTGAAATCTCCCGGAAAAGCTGCGGTTGTCACAGGTGATTCAGATGCATCCTCTTCCAGTGTAGCGCCAATTGATAATGGTACGGTCTCAGAGACTCATTCTGTTGATAAGCAGGCCTCAGAAAGTGTAACACAATGTGATACTGTTTTCGATAGCTTCTGGTTGGATATTATTGGACCAGAACCCCTTGGAGATGAGACGAATGTGGATACGGAAGATAATGTTAGTGACAAAATCACAACTACTGAGGCTAATCAAATTCTTCCAGGTCCAAATATTCCTTCCAATGCCTCAATTTCGTTGGCTGATCAGACTTTGGAAGGTAACGCAGAGAGGCTGATGCAAGATAATGACGAATCTGCAAAGGCAGAAACCATCTTGGATGAAAAAGATGTACAAGCTACGCAGCCTGATGAATGCACGGCTACGAGCGGTGTTTCTACTGAAATCAATCAAGCTAGTTGCACTGGTGGTGATCCTGGTTTAGGTGAAAGTTCTTCCTCGGTGAATCCTTGGGATGAGGAAGAGCTTCCTCTGATGGTAGCAGACTCGCAAGTTCTGTACATGCCATACAAAGAAAACATATCCTACGATGATAAACCAGGCGAGGGTGAGGCATCATCATCGTCATTTGTTGCTGGTGATCATGAACCGCAAGACAATGATTTTGTTGGTTTAGGCGGTTTATTTGATGAGCCTGAGGTTACTGAAGGGCCTGTTGTTTTTGGACCTCCTTGTAAGGCTGAAGCTTCTTCGGGAGGTGTTGGTTTTATGGCGTTCAGCAGCGAGTCTGATCCTGAAGAAATCGATGACTCGGATTCACCTGTGTCTGTAGAGAGGTGCTTGGCTCATTTCACTAAGCCTGAGGTTTTGTCGGACGACAACGCTTGGAACTGCGAGAACTGCTCAAAGAACCTGAAACTCCAACGGTTGAGGGAAAAGAGAAACTCCAAGAAAGAAGATTCGAGATCAAGCAACAATACCAGCAATGGATGGGTGAGTGAAATTGAAGATGGAGAAGCCGATGGTTCTGCTGTGAAGCAAGATCCAAGTGATGGTTCTAGTAATGTCAATGATAATGGAAGAGAAGCTATGAGTTCTAACTCAGCTAACGACAGTGAATCCGATGGAAGTCAAGACGAAGGCGGCGAAGACTCTGAGAAAGTGATAACAGTGAAAAGAGATGCAACTAAAAGAGTACTTATAAACAAACTTCCACCTGTCTTAACCATTCATCTAAAGCGATTCAGCCAAGACCTGCGTGGTAGGCTAAGTAAGTTAAATGGTCATGTTGCTTTCAAAGAAGTCATCGATCTTCGACAGTATATGGACTCAAG GTGCAGCGGAGAAGCTCCGCCAGTTTATAGATTGGCGGGATTGGTGGAGCATTCAGGGACGATGAGAGGAGGTCACTATGTGGCCTATGTTAGAGGAGGAGGTCAGAAAGGAAAAGAGAGTGTGTGGTATAACGTAAGCGATGCACATGTCCGTCAGGTTTCGTTGGACAAGGTTATGCATTCAGAAGCGTACATCTTGTTCTACGAACGTTTCTTCACACAAGactaa
- the LOC108818978 gene encoding uncharacterized protein LOC108818978 isoform X2: protein MAGVSLKCGDCGALLKSVEEAQEHAEITSHSNFAESTEAVLNLVCTTCSKPCRSETESDLHTKRTGHTEFVDKTMETVKPISLEAPKAAVEIDNPDGSSGSGVAAEEMVVPEVDKNILEELEAMGFPKARATRALHYSGNASLEAAVNWVVEHENDPDVDEMPKVPANSNAGPPKPALTPEEVKIKAQELRERARKKKEEEEKRMEREREKERIRIGKELLEAKRIEEDNERKRIIFLRKAEKEEERRAREKIRQKVEEDKAERRRKLGLPAEDPAAAAKPSVPVVEEKKSSLPIRPATKTEQMRECLRSLKQAHKEDDAKVKRAFQTLLTYMGNVAKNPDEEKFRKIRLTNQTFQERVGSLRGGIEFMELCGFEKMEGGEFLFLPRDKIDSAVINSAGTELNSAINNPFFGVL, encoded by the exons ATGGCAGGAGTATCGCTAAAGTGTGGTGATTGTGGCGCGTTGCTGAAGTCAGTGGAGGAGGCTCAGGAGCATGCTGAGATCACCTCTCACTCCAATTTCGCCGAGTCCACCGAGGCCGTGCTCAATCTCGTCTGCACTACTTGCAGCAAGCCTTGCCGCTCTGAAACC GAAAGCGATTTGCATACGAAAAGGACAGGGCATACTGAGTTTGTGGATAAGACAATGGAGACTGTGAAACCCATCAGCTTGGAAGCTCCCAAGGCTGCTGTGGAGATTGACAACCCCGATGGTTCCAGTGGTAGTGGAGTTGCTGCTGAAG AGATGGTTGTTCCAGAGGTTGACAAAAACATTCTCGAGGAACTTGAAGCGATGGGCTTCCCTAAAGCTCGTGCTACTCGAGCACTCCACTATTCTG GTAATGCCAGTCTCGAGGCTGCGGTTAATTGGGTGGTGGAGCATGAGAATGATCCTGACGTAGACGAAATGCCAAAG GTACCTGCTAACTCTAATGCTGGACCTCCTAAACCTGCTCTTACGCCAGAAGAAGTCAAGATAAAAGCACAAGAACTAAG GGAACGTGCacggaagaagaaagaagaggaagaaaaacgGATGGAACGTGAAAGAGAGAAG GAGCGAATTAGGATTGGCAAGGAACTCCTAGAAGCAAAGCGGATAGAAGAAGATAACGAAAGAAAACG TATAATCTTTTTGCGTAAAGccgagaaagaagaagagagacggGCTAGGGAAAAGATCCGTCAAAAAGTTGAAGAAGACAAG GCTGAAAGAAGGCGTAAACTAGGACTGCCTGCAGAAGATCCTGCGGCTGCTGCAAAACCCTCAGTGCCAGTTGTGGAGGAGAAGAAG agTTCATTGCCTATTAGACCCGCCACTAAGACTGAACAAATGAGAGAATGCTTGAGGTCGCTTAAGCAAGCCCACAAG GAGGATGATGCTAAAGTGAAGAGAGCGTTCCAGACACTCCTGACTTATATGGGAAATGTCGCCAAGAATCCAGATGAAGAGAAATTCCGAAAAATTAGACTTACCAACCAAACATTTCAG GAGAGGGTTGGTTCACTGAGAGGAGGCATAGAGTTCATGGAGCTATGTGGGTTTGAGAAAATGGAAGGAGGAGAGTTCTTGTTCTTGCCAAGGGACAAGATAGATTCAGCTGTTATCAACTCAGCTGGAACAGAGCTCAATTCCGCTATCAACAACCCTTTCTTTGGTGTTCTTTAA
- the LOC108818978 gene encoding uncharacterized protein LOC108818978 isoform X1 produces the protein MAGVSLKCGDCGALLKSVEEAQEHAEITSHSNFAESTEAVLNLVCTTCSKPCRSETESDLHTKRTGHTEFVDKTMETVKPISLEAPKAAVEIDNPDGSSGSGVAAEVEMVVPEVDKNILEELEAMGFPKARATRALHYSGNASLEAAVNWVVEHENDPDVDEMPKVPANSNAGPPKPALTPEEVKIKAQELRERARKKKEEEEKRMEREREKERIRIGKELLEAKRIEEDNERKRIIFLRKAEKEEERRAREKIRQKVEEDKAERRRKLGLPAEDPAAAAKPSVPVVEEKKSSLPIRPATKTEQMRECLRSLKQAHKEDDAKVKRAFQTLLTYMGNVAKNPDEEKFRKIRLTNQTFQERVGSLRGGIEFMELCGFEKMEGGEFLFLPRDKIDSAVINSAGTELNSAINNPFFGVL, from the exons ATGGCAGGAGTATCGCTAAAGTGTGGTGATTGTGGCGCGTTGCTGAAGTCAGTGGAGGAGGCTCAGGAGCATGCTGAGATCACCTCTCACTCCAATTTCGCCGAGTCCACCGAGGCCGTGCTCAATCTCGTCTGCACTACTTGCAGCAAGCCTTGCCGCTCTGAAACC GAAAGCGATTTGCATACGAAAAGGACAGGGCATACTGAGTTTGTGGATAAGACAATGGAGACTGTGAAACCCATCAGCTTGGAAGCTCCCAAGGCTGCTGTGGAGATTGACAACCCCGATGGTTCCAGTGGTAGTGGAGTTGCTGCTGAAG TAGAGATGGTTGTTCCAGAGGTTGACAAAAACATTCTCGAGGAACTTGAAGCGATGGGCTTCCCTAAAGCTCGTGCTACTCGAGCACTCCACTATTCTG GTAATGCCAGTCTCGAGGCTGCGGTTAATTGGGTGGTGGAGCATGAGAATGATCCTGACGTAGACGAAATGCCAAAG GTACCTGCTAACTCTAATGCTGGACCTCCTAAACCTGCTCTTACGCCAGAAGAAGTCAAGATAAAAGCACAAGAACTAAG GGAACGTGCacggaagaagaaagaagaggaagaaaaacgGATGGAACGTGAAAGAGAGAAG GAGCGAATTAGGATTGGCAAGGAACTCCTAGAAGCAAAGCGGATAGAAGAAGATAACGAAAGAAAACG TATAATCTTTTTGCGTAAAGccgagaaagaagaagagagacggGCTAGGGAAAAGATCCGTCAAAAAGTTGAAGAAGACAAG GCTGAAAGAAGGCGTAAACTAGGACTGCCTGCAGAAGATCCTGCGGCTGCTGCAAAACCCTCAGTGCCAGTTGTGGAGGAGAAGAAG agTTCATTGCCTATTAGACCCGCCACTAAGACTGAACAAATGAGAGAATGCTTGAGGTCGCTTAAGCAAGCCCACAAG GAGGATGATGCTAAAGTGAAGAGAGCGTTCCAGACACTCCTGACTTATATGGGAAATGTCGCCAAGAATCCAGATGAAGAGAAATTCCGAAAAATTAGACTTACCAACCAAACATTTCAG GAGAGGGTTGGTTCACTGAGAGGAGGCATAGAGTTCATGGAGCTATGTGGGTTTGAGAAAATGGAAGGAGGAGAGTTCTTGTTCTTGCCAAGGGACAAGATAGATTCAGCTGTTATCAACTCAGCTGGAACAGAGCTCAATTCCGCTATCAACAACCCTTTCTTTGGTGTTCTTTAA